A section of the Deltaproteobacteria bacterium IMCC39524 genome encodes:
- a CDS encoding cytochrome c biogenesis protein ResB — protein AKDPGVWVVWLGCLLMVLGSCGAFFLSHRRIWVSIEQLDKGIGVKFGGNAHRNQPGFVLYFDELTKEFNDTLSS, from the coding sequence GCCAAAGACCCCGGCGTCTGGGTGGTCTGGCTCGGCTGCCTGTTGATGGTGCTCGGCTCCTGTGGTGCTTTCTTCTTGTCGCACCGTCGTATCTGGGTCAGCATTGAGCAACTGGATAAGGGCATTGGCGTCAAGTTCGGTGGTAACGCTCACCGGAACCAGCCTGGCTTTGTGCTCTACTTTGACGAATTGACCAAAGAGTTCAACGACACCCTGTCGTCCTGA